DNA sequence from the Pectinophora gossypiella chromosome 12, ilPecGoss1.1, whole genome shotgun sequence genome:
GGACTCGCCTGCCCGCCCGGCTGCGGCACCCCCGGCTGGGGCAGCACCGGCTTTAAAGCAGAATTCATATCAAATGCGTCTATACACTCTCCTCCGAAGCGTAAGCTGAAACATAAAGTTAGCGCTTTTATTACGATAGTGTTGTTGTCGCAGGTTAACAAACCGCGGTGTCTTTGACCCACAACAATAATTTACACATACAACTTGTATAGTGCGCGCGTAAGAACGCGGCAGTGGTCGCTTCGGTACTTTTTAGGATCAAAGATGTCGTGTACCAGGATTGAGTGGGAAAGTTACCACTAGCGGAGTCGACGAGAACAGTCCATGAAATAGCCCTGTGCGGTGACCGCGGCGGTGATAGCCGCAAAAAATATGCGTTGCTATAGCACAGAAACTTCCGCAACGGCGCCGACGGCGGGTCACTAACGATGCACTGTTCTGAGCAAACACTTAGTACGAACACTTTTTTTCACTCGCGGCACAATAATTCCATCACTGAATCACAGTTTTTACCACAAATTAGCATTCAAATTACTCAAGAACAAGAAATAATAGGCACAGTATTTCAGAGATGGCGTCGGCACAACGCGCATGCGCCACCCTCTTCTTTTCTCTCCTCCAATAAAAACCAATAGCGGGACGAAGCCCAAACGAATTTTTCCGATAatcttttttctctttctatCGCACGTAAGCGTTAAGTATGTATCTCTTTCTATTCCCGTAGAATATGGTGCGATCAAGTTAGCAACAGCGTGTTctgcatttaaaaaataataaattattcatgatcaaatcaaaaatgtaaattttaaaaatatcgacttatatttatttattccatcAAATGTacgaataaatacataaaagaaaaaagaaatacactTTAGTCCAAAGCTTTTGtgtctataaaaatatatttcaacgaGAACGTCGTAAATATGAGAGAAGGAGTAACAAAATGAGTCAATTTTATACTGTGTTctctttttaaaataagtatgaTTGCAATTTCttgtatacaaaattaaataattcatcCCTTGTGAGATTTTTGCGTAAGTTTTTCAAGTAAAATTGTgggaaatataaattaatttataattaccaGGCGCggtatattaattaatattatttctaaGGTTTTGAGCGCTAAAATAAAATGGTAAGTAAGCTTGTTTCTATCGTAACATTTGTGTCGCAAATATCGTACAAAGCGGCATGTAAATTCgcttacaaaattaatttctggTAACAAAATTGCATGCAATAGGCAATTATAAGCTACAAACAGACTAAAGTCCCTGTTgcatatattttactttttattacactagTAGTAATTATAAATACAAGTTGTATAGGTATTTTGAGGTTATACTAGTGTTAATAAGATTTTATCTCTTGTGGTTTCAGGACGTTCTGTCAAGACCAGCAGAAGAGTTTGGAAACGATGAGACCCTGGAGCACTTATGGGCCGCTAAGGCTATGGAGCACAGCGATATTTACTTTAATGTTAGTACCTACTTCAAATTGATACAATAAAACTTTTTGAATTATTTGTTTTGaaatgattttaattataatgacatTGCAGGTGCTATGTTCAGTGGATACAAGGTGGCTACGACTGACTCCTCACGACGACCTTATCTACACACATTTTCGGCAAGACTTCCCAGATCTCAACGTCTCATACATCAAAGAgcatgaaataaaaaacaacattaaCAAAGCTAAATGGAGAGTCTTCTGTGAGAAATTCAAGAATATCGTCGAGGACTACAGCTTCGGCACTCTAATGAGAGCAGACACCAAAGGAGACTATTCAGAAGAAAATACAATGCTCGTTCCAAGAGTGCAGTTTTATGCAATAGAAATAGCCAGAAACAGAGAGGGTTTAAACAATGAAGTGAAGAAACGATACAAATGCGCTTCCAAGGCCAACATGGAAGCTCAGAAACACAAAGCGGAAGTCACCGTTTAAACATAGCCAGTAATCAATACCTAAGCCGTGCCAGGTTGATTGTGGGTGGAAAGGAAAAGGCTATATTGGCTCTGGTCTATTTTGCCATAAACATGGACCCAATGTATGAAGCCAATAGCTCATTTTTCTACTTTTAAACAATCTATTTATAAGTTTAGGATAGGGTTTTTACTCTGattaaatataaacttataaaGATCCGTTTTAACCAAAGCAGGGTAGGGTAGACACAGTAACAGATAAAACAATTCCTGGTAGACAAAGAGGATAGAAATACTATCAATAGTTTATCGACACATCTTTCCAGTCCATCATCTCTGCTTTGGTAAGGAATTGAAATTCTGTATTACATTGGACCTATACtatatcattcattcattcattgttttCAGCGAGAATAcgaagttttattttactttcctCTTACATCAGCAAACACTTGGAATGAAAGTGGTTAGCTATAGTGTAATACAGTTTTTTCCACATTGTAGATGGTTGATTATGTCCGTAATTACATTAGGGTTGAACTACACTTGGCCACACCACACTTTCTTCTATTCTTTTCTATCcttcagaaccgtcatttgctagaacGAGATAATGCGACCACAAGCGGCAGAATCGACGATCGATTTCGATTCCACAGTGTAACCAGTACTTGGACCCTAAATATCTTCAAAAAAGGATTTCATGAAAATGAATGAGGTGCTCAATTACATactcatacatttttttacctaaatatacatattaatacctacactggaagtattttttttctttctgtaATTGCCATACCTATCACTCACGAGGTAAGTTTTTTCATTGCAATCTCATAATAGGACAATACCCTCAACCGGGGTTAAACACCCTAATCTTGTAATTGAGAAATTTTAATCTTGACGCTTTTTGTTTCAATGCAGTCCCATGGCTGCCATTCTCATGTCAGTTTTATTTTGGTATTAGTGCAATTGCTTAAAGAGAGTATGAGGTCTCCAGCTCATTCCCCAACTTAAGCAACGACCGCCTACTCCATTAGATCTACCTCATGGGATATATTATATTCAGTATGATTTCTTTCTGGTAGTCTTACCAGGTATGTACCTACTCCTGgtcaatttcaatttcaaagCCTTTTATTTAACTAAACAAAAGAGGTttacaatgataaaataaataaatataacttaagtactaagtgagcatcagaatgactgcccaaaatgacagatcagctttaaaatattactaacatccaataccttttagctactatttaatacctttgtatagatattttctaccttattaataaattagaaaattaatttaaaaaatggccagtcattctgatgtctgaatgaccacccacatttagaatctccacaaaaaggccccgaaatgtaatttcgcctacacacaaatttagtacctattcagtacctaaacaaatatatattatttttaatttcaaaacaacaaataaaaaaatatgagccaaaaatgttttaacgaaaatgttaattgtttactactcaattatgcacataatacaaattataaaaaaggaacatattaatcttttattgcatttgttccatttttataatttgtattatgtgcataattgagtagtaaacaataaacaattaacattttcgttaaaacattttttgctcatatttttttatttctagttttaaaaatctaaaaattatttgtttaggtaggtactgaataggtactaaatttgtgtataggcgaaattacatttcggagcctttttgtggagattctaaatgtgggtggtcattcagacatcagaatgactggccattctttaaataaattttcttatttattaattaggtagaaaatatctatacaaaggtattaaatagtagctaaaaggtattggatgttagtaatattttaaagctgatctgtcattttgggcagtcattctgatgctcacaaGTACTAACAGTCCCCTGTGTAGTGCGTCCTTTCAACACAAAGGCCTCCTCTAGCGATTTCCATGTATCTCTATTTCTTCCTCTTCTTAGCCATAGTGGACCCGCTATGTTCTTCAGATCTAACTCCTGGTAATGATTCTTAAATTAAATAGTGGGGATAGAAATAAAGGAAACAACAAAattgcattttcttttttattagccTTAAAACCTAGATGTTTACGAGGTCTCCATCGCAGTGGCGGTTTCCTCCGTGTACTTGCCCTTGTCCTTACCCAGGGCTGCGAGTCTGCCCTTCGCCCTGCGGTCCAGGATGGCTTTGCGGTCCTTGTTCATCTTTAACTTGACGATCACACACTGTAATACACATAAAACGCTATAGTCACAGTATATGTTAAGTTACTGGTATTAAAGGGCTGCAAAGATCAGAGCCATGGAAGTGTATCAGCAGTAACAGTGCCATGCCACAAGTATTAAATACTGATGTGGTCATATTGGCACTGTCTAAGTGACAAAGTTATCATCATTTTGTTGAGGATTATTGGGTCTGTAGTTTATGGataattatttgtaatcttTATTTTACAGTTGGTGCACACTATACAGACATATTAGGAGCAAGTGGTTGCTTATAATTTTTGTTGTCTTATTAATGATCACTGACTGTAGCGCTGTCTGAAGAAGACACAAACTAAGCAGAAAAATCAGAACACCTCTGTAGTAAATAAAGTTCTGAGCAATTTTGAATATACTATAAGATTCACCGTTAATTATTAATGTAAAGCAACTATCTCACAAATGTATTTAGTTACACTTTACATCAAAAAACACTAATAAAAATGCATAACATACCTTTGAGGGATGAATACCAACATATGCGCTGGCACCATTGGCCTTTTCACGCTGGATCCTCTCAATGTAGACGACGAACTTCTTACGGTAAACCTGGACTACTTTGCCGACCTGTTGGCCTTTGTAGTGGCCTCGGACTACCTAGAAATAATTTGAAACAATACATTTAGACTTCTTTATACAATTTTAACACATAATCGGGATGGAAAAGATAATCAGAGCCATATTTTGAACCATGGTGTAAACTAGCTACCAAAGACCTTGTTTCCCTGAAGAAAACCTCCAGTTCAACTGGTCCTTGGTAGCAATCGTTGACAGTCTGTGaatggtttgaatcatcattTTGGTTATGAATACACATGCTTCACACAGTAACAACTTCCAACTTAACCTTAATAAGTCTTATGAATATCTGCAAATAGTGGTATAATACTGAATGTGCACATGTCAAgcatttacattacattataattcATTGATAGCATTTTCAAAGCTTATtaagagttttttttaaatcaactttaattaaatatagaATAGCTACTCTAAACATACGGTTTAGTGTTTAAGTAAGgagatatatttaaaaacaagtaTTTAGTAACCTATAGAATGCCTATGTAGTTTCCTGGTGAACAGTAACAATTTTCTAACCTAATTCACTAACAAACAAGTTTCACAAGGATTGTAGAGTACGGGTCGACAAATATAAATCATATTTACCTGCACTTCATCGTCCTTACGGATGGGCATAGATTTTACATTGAACTTCTGTCTAAGCTCCTTGGAAAGAGGCGCTGACATCAGAACTCTTCTGATGTGCGACGGCGCGCTAAAATGCCGCTTCCTGTTTTTCCTCCTCGATGAGGTGACGAGCCTATTGTACTTCATCCTGCCGCTCTTCACTGAAAACGCAAAATAGCACGTTTTATTTCACTACCCCAATGTTTAGGTTACTGTATCCTGCGTGCAAAACGTCAAGTTGCCGCGACAATTATTTCCATCACAAACGTTAAAACTATGAGAAATATCCATAGTGCACGATAGCAAATATATTCAAAAACTATTCTTCACTAAGTTTAACTAGATTTATCGCAGTAATTGCAAGATTTTTACGGATTTAGCGACGTACCCGAAACAACACGGCAAAGAaccgaaataaaaagaaatgtctACATGGTGTTGCCATTTGTGAGACTTATATACTACCACTGGATGTTGAACacgtataaaaagttaaaataatttttaaataggtGATTGCTTACAATAATActgtagaaaataatatatttcttattatattatgattaataAAATACCATTGTTGgtataaaaagacaaaaatgcCACGGAATTTAAAAATTTTTGTTCATAGTTTTTTACTGAGGCAATAATTATAGCTGTCAAAGTATTACGTTTCATTCTACGCATATATTTAAGGCGTCActgtttttgataaaaataaaaataattataaaattctggttAAAATAAGACgaaaaaatttaaatgaataaaaatgccattaaaggaataaaaaagaaaagcaatttctttttaattattgcaAAAGTATAAACAGTAAAGAGTAATTAAAATTGTAGATCGTAAGTAATTACTCTATTAATTAAATACTAATACGgcgataataaaaataataatattaagttgaCTTGAGAATACGTAATACCGCCGTACTAAAATCAAATAGCACAGCTTTCGTTCGGTAGGTAACGATCTACGGTAACgatattctaaaataaacaattattatgaATTCGTAATAATATGAGGGCTTTAGTCGAATTTTACgatctaagtaggtacctacctaccaagtacctacttacttagtcGGAAATATTTAGCAGCTGAATCTGCTTCGTGCAATCTATGCactttgaataaataagtaggtaaaccATAAGATTTCCACTCAATTACTATTGGATAGGGTCCACTCTTTTAAATTCCACTCAATTAATTTAAGTACGTACGGAgacgtaagtaggtataggtaatattttttcctctcagacgacgcgctgagctggggttcgcgcccaactgggcaccctcaggcctgttgtcttaaactttgtaccttGTATTACGAGGAAGTAATATACGATCacgacgatccgattactctagccatagaggcgcgGCCAACCACCTCGGGACACCAAACAcctcagaaccccgataccgatcccgcgggcatggtcgacgatttccctcattcagtgcttatcgctatttttattttttatttgtttatttagctatcgacccgcaatctttcaagtattcttcctctcagacgacgctctgagccgaggttggcgcccaactgggcaccctcaggcctgttgtcttaaactttgtaccgagtgagagccttcagcgcttcccatttgtccagccaagtagttattcattccggttattcattcattttaaaattaacttgttgacaatcatccgtcccttttcttttcggcggggttctctatttttactcataaaattttatgtaataatttaccatggcatattattatgtactttgtcctattattagttacgcatagtattaatatgtcataactttttaagcataattttgaaagtcataactactataagcataataattaatgacaataatgatatataagcataataataattaatataagcaTAAacactatactccgaataagaaaagttttggcacaactttgaacattttcgaaacttacttttccttggctgcatttggttcatgattgtgactttttatattttttgacactatttcatgctgttggtcatcattcagtatacttttcgtatgtaagataaacatgctggcggcgtagtggtggcccaagggccacccccgccgcaccctaacttACTGTtgtgccttgtaaaaattatgacaaaacactattattctaaaaaagaaatatggatacttatttatatgcgaatcaaatttataccaacaaatattagtccaaaaataagttattcctaacaaaccagtattcctagatgttaggtattatgggaaagtactattatgctaaaaaacgttatgcaaaaaggattatgatacttaattaaaattatgacaaaaacatttatgcattttaagagaatcccgaaaacgacgggtataacttaaaataaaattaggacatGTCTGCAGGATTAGGGGCCAGACATAACACCGAGTTCTTACCGCTTTAAAATAGATCAGAATAGAACGTAACGGGACGGGACGGaacagaatagaatataaattgttttttattataaaaggtcgCAACACACAAAACAAGTCATAACATCGcttaaaattttcacagaacaattacaaa
Encoded proteins:
- the LOC126371357 gene encoding protein PBDC1; the protein is MDVLSRPAEEFGNDETLEHLWAAKAMEHSDIYFNVLCSVDTRWLRLTPHDDLIYTHFRQDFPDLNVSYIKEHEIKNNINKAKWRVFCEKFKNIVEDYSFGTLMRADTKGDYSEENTMLVPRVQFYAIEIARNREGLNNEVKKRYKCASKANMEAQKHKAEVTV
- the LOC126371362 gene encoding 60S ribosomal protein L26 — translated: MKYNRLVTSSRRKNRKRHFSAPSHIRRVLMSAPLSKELRQKFNVKSMPIRKDDEVQVVRGHYKGQQVGKVVQVYRKKFVVYIERIQREKANGASAYVGIHPSKCVIVKLKMNKDRKAILDRRAKGRLAALGKDKGKYTEETATAMETS